In Gimesia benthica, a single window of DNA contains:
- a CDS encoding Flp family type IVb pilin translates to MLRALWKDERGFVISAELVLVLTIAVLAMIVGLSEVAVAVNTELNDVSNAIGALNQSYAYTGYAATATCDGKHKSYVAGSLFNDNADDCDLNTTCDLVTGTNAVTASESVTP, encoded by the coding sequence ATGTTGCGGGCCTTATGGAAAGATGAGCGTGGATTTGTCATCTCAGCGGAACTGGTACTCGTGCTGACCATCGCTGTCCTGGCAATGATTGTGGGATTGAGTGAAGTCGCGGTTGCTGTGAACACGGAACTCAACGATGTTTCCAATGCGATCGGCGCTCTGAATCAGAGTTATGCTTATACCGGTTATGCGGCGACTGCCACTTGTGACGGTAAACACAAAAGCTATGTTGCAGGTTCCCTGTTCAATGACAACGCAGATGATTGCGATTTGAACACAACCTGTGATCTGGTGACCGGCACCAATGCGGTGACGGCTTCCGAAAGCGTCACACCCTGA